The following coding sequences lie in one Brienomyrus brachyistius isolate T26 unplaced genomic scaffold, BBRACH_0.4 scaffold27, whole genome shotgun sequence genomic window:
- the LOC125720910 gene encoding protein CEBPZOS-like isoform X1: MTRRAMEPFARKLFKGVLFLEIAGVVGAYSLFHKMNTSQDFRYTMNKSFPAVLEVYYKSNEWAGICGIRESDLDAWSSKK, encoded by the exons ATGACTCGTAGAGCCATGGAACCCTTCGCCCGGAAGCTCTTCAAAGGGGTGCTGTTTTTAGAAATTGCTGGAGTTGTCGGCGCCTATTCTCTTTTTCATAAGATGAACACCAGCCAAG ATTTCAGGTATACTATGAACAAGAGTTTTCCAGCAGTGCTCGAAG TCTATTACAAGTCTAATGAGTGGGCTGGGATTTGTGGCATCCGGGAGAGTGACCTGGACGCATGGTCCTCCAAGAAGTAA
- the LOC125720910 gene encoding protein CEBPZOS-like isoform X2, whose protein sequence is MEPFARKLFKGVLFLEIAGVVGAYSLFHKMNTSQDFRYTMNKSFPAVLEVYYKSNEWAGICGIRESDLDAWSSKK, encoded by the exons ATGGAACCCTTCGCCCGGAAGCTCTTCAAAGGGGTGCTGTTTTTAGAAATTGCTGGAGTTGTCGGCGCCTATTCTCTTTTTCATAAGATGAACACCAGCCAAG ATTTCAGGTATACTATGAACAAGAGTTTTCCAGCAGTGCTCGAAG TCTATTACAAGTCTAATGAGTGGGCTGGGATTTGTGGCATCCGGGAGAGTGACCTGGACGCATGGTCCTCCAAGAAGTAA